The window GAGCCCGCAGCACGGCGGAATTGATGGACGCCGCCCGCAAGCTGCCGGATAAAGCCAGTATTTTCATTGCAAAGCTAAATGTTAAATACCAGGGAAAAGTGGTGGCTGTTCAGTCGAAAGCCCTTGTTAAGATACAATCGATGAGCGGAAAAGCGCTGATAGCCGGAATCCAAATGCACACCCGGACAGCCGTTCGCTTGCGCATGTTCGATCAGCCAATCGAGCAAGGCGCCGGCGAAGCCTTGCGACGTTTCGCCGCTTAGCGTGGCTAAATCATCAATATACAAAACTTTGCCCCAGGCCAAAAACTCGGCGAAACGAAAACCCGCCACGCTTTTAACCGTGCCTTGCTGTCTAACAGCCAGAATTTGGTAGGACTGCGTTTGCTGGCGGCGAACCTGAGCCAGAAACTGATCCGCCTCAATATGCGGGCGCAACTCGTGGAACACCGAAAAACAGGCTTGAATTTCGGCGTCGGTATCGGCAATAAATATATCGAGAGTCATGGGGTATCGCTTAACAAACAAAAGGATGGCCGTTGGCTTAAAAGAGCATTTCGATTTTTGCTTTCAGCGCCGAGACTCAAGAGGGCTCACTCGTGTTGAGATGCATCATTTGTTCACGCCTCGCCCCGCTGCCGGCTTGGCACGTGATCCGTGCGCGCTATTCATAAATACGATAGCGCCGATAATGATCGCCGACGCACTCAGGATGCGCGGCGTGAGCGGTTCGTTCGCGAACCAGTTACCTAACAACACCGCTACCAGCGGATTGACGTAAGCGTATGTCGCTACCAACGGGATCGGCGCATTCTGCAGTAGCCAGGCGTAGGACGCGAAACCGATCATAGAGCCAAACACTATCAGATACGCCAAGGCCAGCCAGGAGTTAAGCGATACCTGGGCCAGGTTGAAAACACTCCATTGTTCGCTTAGCGCACTGACAAGCAACAAGGCAAAGCCGCCGGCCAGCATTTCCGCGCCGGTTGTCATCAGCGCCGTCTTCGGCAAATCCGCGGTCTTGCTGTAGATAGAACCCAGAGCCCAAAGCAAACTGGCGAGCAGTAGCGCCGCTACACCGGGCATGTTTAATGGCATACCGTCCGAAAACACCGACGGACCGACCAGCAGGTAAATTCCCAGAAAGCCTATGATAAGACCGACCAGTACGCGTAGCGTCGGCCGGACGCCGTTAGGTCTGAGTGCGTCGGCAATCACCAGAAACATAGGCACGGCACCGATGATCAGTGCGGCGACGCCGGACGGGACGGTTTGTTCGGCCCAACAGACCAAGCCGTTACCGCCGAGCAATAACAAAATACCGACAATAGCGGCCGAACGCCACTGCCTTAAGGTCGGCGCGGCATCGCCGGCCAAACGCCGCCAGGCCAGCAAAATGGCGCCGGAAACCACAAAACGCAATCCGGCCGACAAAAATGGCGGTAACGTTTCAACCACGAAGCGGATCATCAAATAAGTCGATCCCCACACCAGATAAACGGCCAGCAACGCGGCCCAAACCTTAACTCTCATTCTGCAAACGCCTGAATGATTTCGGTTTCTACTTGCTCCTCTGCCAGCCAAGGGCGTAACGGCCAGGACGTATATTTTTTGTTGCCAATAATTGAGGTTAGTGCCATGGAACAGCCTATCGGTTGGAAAATCGGTTAAAGCGTATCGAAGCTTTGCTAAGACATGGGTCGCCCACCGGGGCGAAGGTTTGTAACCCGCCACGCATCCTGCAATGGCAAAGCTTATGCGGTGATAAAACGTCCATGCGTGTGAAAGTGTTGAAGAATGCCAATTGTTTGAGAGTCTGTTAGACCTAATGGTTTTGCTTATTTCTTCCGCAATAAATATCCGGAATAGGCGACAAAATCTTGGCCGTTGATCGTCTCCAGCCGAACGGTTTCCTGCATGCCTCGTCCCAGCCCAAGAATGACGGCTGCATTTTCCGATACCGGTGCAATGGGAAAAGTCAGATTATTTATGTCGAAAGTGGGGATGGAATACTCCAGCATCAAAAAACCGTCCCGTTCGCGTAGGGCGCATTTTTCCGGAACCATCGCCTCGCCTTCGGCAAGATTCACAATCTCGTATTCGCCCAGACGACTACGCATGGAGGCAGGAATCGGTACGGGTTGAATTTTTTCGCCCAACACAAAGGTTTGCCCTTGCCAATGGGCCAGCGCCAGGTCATGACCGTCGACATGGCGCACCGATACGCCCACTTCGGTCAGTTGCTTGGGTTGTAGCGGAATCAATCCCAGCAGCTTGTAGCGAATGCCGAATTTACCATCGTCTCTACCGACCAAATCCATGCTGTTACCGTTCAGCTCGGTGGTCAGAGTATCGCCATCCGCCGTTAACTTGATGTAGCCCAGCGCGGTTGCATACTGCCCTGCCGCCAGTTGCTGTTCTTGCGGGATTAAGCCGCGGGTTTCGATCACGGGTGTTTCGGTTTCTTCCGGCAGCGGCATACCGTTTTTTATCGCAACCGCCAGTTTTAGGGCTTTATCGGTGATTTTGTCGATCAAGTCGCCGGTGGGCGGGGAATTCGCCAACACGACCACGCCCAGCTTGTGTTCCGGCAGCACCGTCAGCAAGCTACGATGAAAAAGCGTGGCTCCGCCGTGTGCGGCGACATCGCCGATACCGGGCTTGCTGGTAAAGAACCAACCCAAACCAGTTTTGGTGCCCACATCCAGCGCCACATCCTGGTTTTGCTG of the Methylomonas sp. MK1 genome contains:
- a CDS encoding GNAT family N-acetyltransferase — encoded protein: MTLDIFIADTDAEIQACFSVFHELRPHIEADQFLAQVRRQQTQSYQILAVRQQGTVKSVAGFRFAEFLAWGKVLYIDDLATLSGETSQGFAGALLDWLIEHAQANGCPGVHLDSGYQRFSAHRLYLNKGFRLNSHHFSLVFNI
- a CDS encoding EamA family transporter, coding for MRVKVWAALLAVYLVWGSTYLMIRFVVETLPPFLSAGLRFVVSGAILLAWRRLAGDAAPTLRQWRSAAIVGILLLLGGNGLVCWAEQTVPSGVAALIIGAVPMFLVIADALRPNGVRPTLRVLVGLIIGFLGIYLLVGPSVFSDGMPLNMPGVAALLLASLLWALGSIYSKTADLPKTALMTTGAEMLAGGFALLLVSALSEQWSVFNLAQVSLNSWLALAYLIVFGSMIGFASYAWLLQNAPIPLVATYAYVNPLVAVLLGNWFANEPLTPRILSASAIIIGAIVFMNSAHGSRAKPAAGRGVNK
- a CDS encoding serine hydrolase domain-containing protein codes for the protein MKTYLTYLSAILLLLSGCAGSPPLKPDTVQRGDYSYLKAHLAWLIEQEMSEQDVEGLSIAVVDDQQVVWSQGFGYADQARQIAATPETVYRVGSISKLFTDTLVMQLAEQGKLDIDRPLQTYLPNFAIKSRFPEAGPITPRNIMTHHSGLPGDRGNGMWTKTPAPFSQLVGMLKDEYVAYPPNRIWAYSNLGITLLGTMLERLTGQDFSSYADRQLLKPLGMTNAAFSLGIEGELASKAYKNDQEKTEVALRDMPAGGLNANVLDLSRFIAMVLADGKTNGRLILKPETLHEMLRQQNQDVALDVGTKTGLGWFFTSKPGIGDVAAHGGATLFHRSLLTVLPEHKLGVVVLANSPPTGDLIDKITDKALKLAVAIKNGMPLPEETETPVIETRGLIPQEQQLAAGQYATALGYIKLTADGDTLTTELNGNSMDLVGRDDGKFGIRYKLLGLIPLQPKQLTEVGVSVRHVDGHDLALAHWQGQTFVLGEKIQPVPIPASMRSRLGEYEIVNLAEGEAMVPEKCALRERDGFLMLEYSIPTFDINNLTFPIAPVSENAAVILGLGRGMQETVRLETINGQDFVAYSGYLLRKK